From Thermomonas sp. XSG, one genomic window encodes:
- a CDS encoding hybrid sensor histidine kinase/response regulator gives MLRQWAWRVVMPLTLAVSIAFCLLVYGAWQLSHGPLASGMGPALWLSGLLLVGALALVVALSWDIAIQVLRPLDELGVAMDRLGRGEAVHVHPVKREGAIRRLQLGVNQASKLLASARNRMQSELGRASIELADKNAKLEAASQARSRLLAAASHDLRQPLYALTLFSSTLRAGETDPDKLARMMHIEECVASLDQLFSELLDLSRLEAGSMRAEPVDVYLDGVFDEVSRNFRMLAESRGLRLVVRKTDAWVHCDRTMLARILNNLVSNALRYTDAGGVLIGVRHQASGRIRVDVWDTGCGIAAEHQHRVFEEFYQVKQADTRTGERKRGLGLGLATVQRLASLVDCRIDLASRLGRGTRVSITLEPGTARAPVGSDGIDIPLDLGGLRVLAIDDEPGILEGLRVLLQEWGCDIRTASDEAGALARLSGWPAPPDLVLSDLHLQDEHSGLEVLGAIASHYGADAQHPPFARLLVTGETRPERVDAIMASHIPVLFKPVAPHRLREAMLAAVLAARARTGDTA, from the coding sequence ATGCTCAGGCAGTGGGCCTGGCGGGTGGTGATGCCGCTCACGCTGGCGGTGTCCATTGCCTTCTGCCTGCTGGTCTATGGCGCCTGGCAGCTGTCGCACGGCCCCCTCGCCAGCGGCATGGGACCGGCGTTGTGGCTCAGCGGCCTGTTGCTGGTAGGCGCCCTGGCACTGGTGGTGGCACTCAGCTGGGACATCGCGATCCAGGTCCTGCGACCGCTGGATGAGCTGGGCGTCGCCATGGACAGGCTCGGTCGCGGCGAAGCGGTGCACGTGCACCCGGTGAAGCGGGAAGGCGCCATCCGCCGGCTGCAGCTGGGGGTCAACCAGGCATCAAAGCTGCTGGCCAGCGCACGCAACCGCATGCAGAGCGAGCTGGGACGCGCTTCCATCGAGCTGGCCGACAAGAACGCCAAGCTGGAGGCCGCCAGCCAGGCCCGCTCGCGCCTGTTGGCCGCTGCCAGCCACGACCTGCGCCAGCCGCTGTACGCGCTGACGCTGTTCTCTTCCACCCTGCGCGCAGGCGAAACCGACCCGGACAAGCTGGCGCGGATGATGCACATCGAGGAATGCGTGGCCTCGCTGGACCAGTTGTTCTCGGAACTGCTGGACCTGTCGCGGCTGGAAGCCGGCAGCATGCGCGCGGAGCCGGTGGACGTGTACCTGGATGGCGTCTTCGACGAAGTCAGCCGCAATTTCCGCATGCTGGCGGAGTCGCGCGGACTGCGCTTGGTGGTGCGCAAGACCGATGCGTGGGTGCACTGCGACCGCACCATGCTGGCGCGCATCCTCAACAACCTGGTCAGCAATGCCTTGCGGTACACCGATGCCGGCGGCGTGCTGATCGGGGTACGCCACCAGGCGTCCGGCAGGATCCGGGTGGACGTGTGGGATACCGGTTGCGGCATCGCCGCGGAACACCAGCACCGCGTGTTCGAGGAGTTCTACCAGGTCAAGCAGGCCGATACCCGCACCGGGGAGCGCAAGCGCGGTCTGGGCCTCGGGCTGGCGACCGTGCAGCGGCTTGCGAGCCTTGTGGATTGCCGGATCGACCTCGCGTCGCGGCTCGGCCGCGGTACGCGGGTGTCGATCACGCTGGAGCCCGGCACTGCGCGCGCGCCTGTCGGCAGCGACGGCATCGACATCCCGCTCGACCTCGGCGGCCTGCGCGTGCTTGCGATCGACGACGAGCCCGGCATTCTGGAAGGCCTGCGCGTCCTGCTGCAGGAATGGGGCTGCGATATCCGCACGGCCTCCGACGAGGCCGGTGCCCTCGCCCGCCTGTCCGGCTGGCCCGCCCCGCCCGACCTGGTCCTGAGCGATTTGCACCTACAGGACGAGCATAGCGGCTTGGAAGTATTGGGAGCGATCGCCAGTCACTACGGCGCCGACGCACAACATCCGCCTTTCGCGCGCCTGCTGGTGACCGGCGAAACCCGGCCCGAGCGGGTCGACGCGATCATGGCCAGCCATATCCCGGTGCTGTTCAAACCGGTGGCTCCGCACCGACTGCGCGAAGCCATGCTGGCGGCCGTGCTGGCAGCCCGCGCACGCACGGGAGACACCGCATGA
- the hisB gene encoding bifunctional histidinol-phosphatase/imidazoleglycerol-phosphate dehydratase HisB: MQPILFVDRDGTLIEEPADFQIDAFEKLRFVKGVIPALLKLRDAGYQFVIVSNQDGLGSEAYPRASFDGPHALMLQVFESQGIVFRDELIDCSLPADNSPNRKPGLGMMTALLQDRSIDWARSAMVGDRQTDLQFADNLKIRGFQLATAQFGGDWDWAGIAHALADAPRQAMVVRNTKETKVRVEVDLDRVAEPQVATGLAFFDHMLEQIGKHGGFDLRIHCEGDLHIDEHHTVEDTALALGQALREGLGDKRGIGRYGFTLPMDECLASAALDFSGRPYFVFDGALRRERVGDLPTELVPHFFRSLCDAAGLNLHLKVQGENDHHQIEACFKALARALRQAIRREGAELPSTKGTL; this comes from the coding sequence CTGCAGCCGATCCTGTTCGTGGACCGCGACGGCACGCTCATCGAGGAGCCCGCCGACTTCCAGATCGATGCGTTCGAGAAGCTGCGCTTCGTCAAGGGCGTGATCCCCGCGCTGTTGAAGCTGCGCGATGCCGGCTACCAGTTCGTGATCGTCAGCAACCAGGACGGGCTGGGCAGCGAGGCGTATCCGCGCGCTTCGTTCGACGGCCCGCACGCGCTGATGCTTCAGGTGTTCGAAAGCCAGGGGATCGTGTTCCGCGATGAGCTGATCGACTGCAGCCTGCCGGCCGACAACAGCCCGAACCGCAAGCCCGGCCTCGGCATGATGACGGCCTTGCTGCAGGACCGGAGCATCGACTGGGCGCGCAGCGCGATGGTCGGCGACCGCCAGACGGACCTCCAGTTCGCCGACAACCTGAAGATCCGCGGCTTCCAGCTTGCCACCGCACAGTTCGGTGGCGACTGGGACTGGGCCGGGATTGCGCATGCGCTTGCCGATGCGCCGCGCCAGGCGATGGTCGTGCGCAACACCAAGGAGACCAAGGTCCGCGTGGAAGTGGATCTGGATCGCGTAGCCGAGCCGCAGGTCGCCACCGGGCTGGCGTTCTTCGACCACATGCTGGAGCAGATCGGCAAGCACGGCGGCTTCGACCTGCGCATCCATTGCGAAGGCGACCTGCACATCGACGAGCACCACACGGTCGAGGACACCGCGCTGGCGCTGGGGCAGGCGCTGCGCGAAGGGCTGGGCGACAAGCGCGGCATCGGTCGCTACGGCTTCACCCTGCCGATGGACGAATGCCTGGCCAGCGCCGCGCTGGACTTTTCCGGCCGGCCTTATTTCGTCTTTGATGGCGCGCTGCGTCGCGAGCGCGTGGGCGACCTGCCCACCGAGCTGGTGCCGCACTTCTTCCGTTCGCTCTGCGACGCCGCAGGTTTGAACCTGCACCTGAAGGTGCAGGGCGAAAATGATCACCACCAGATCGAAGCCTGCTTCAAGGCACTGGCGCGGGCACTGCGGCAGGCGATCCGCCGCGAAGGCGCGGAGTTGCCGTCGACAAAGGGCACGCTGTGA
- the hisH gene encoding imidazole glycerol phosphate synthase subunit HisH, whose product MMEVAVIDAGGANFGSVCYALERLGAAPRIVRDADDLAGAPRVLLPGVGAAAPAMTLLHERGFAEVLPALQVPLLGICLGMQLLFESSEEGGVGCLGLLPGRVRKLAGGPGLRVPHMGWNTLEQVAASPLLDGIGSEARAYFVHGYAAPVTGDCIAACSHGERFAAVVARGRVAGAQFHPERSSATGARLLANFLQWNPT is encoded by the coding sequence GTGATGGAGGTTGCCGTCATCGATGCCGGCGGGGCCAATTTCGGCTCGGTCTGCTACGCGCTGGAACGGCTGGGCGCAGCCCCGCGCATCGTGCGCGACGCGGATGACCTTGCGGGCGCGCCACGCGTGCTGCTGCCCGGCGTCGGTGCGGCCGCGCCGGCAATGACGCTGCTGCACGAACGCGGTTTCGCCGAGGTGCTGCCGGCGTTGCAGGTGCCGCTGCTGGGCATCTGCCTGGGCATGCAGCTGCTGTTCGAATCTTCCGAGGAAGGCGGCGTGGGCTGCCTTGGCCTGCTGCCCGGGCGGGTGCGGAAACTCGCCGGTGGGCCGGGCCTGCGGGTGCCACACATGGGCTGGAACACCCTCGAGCAGGTCGCCGCATCGCCGCTTCTCGACGGCATCGGCAGTGAAGCGCGCGCCTATTTCGTGCACGGCTATGCCGCGCCCGTCACCGGGGATTGCATCGCCGCCTGCAGCCACGGCGAACGCTTCGCCGCGGTGGTTGCGCGTGGGCGCGTGGCCGGCGCGCAGTTCCACCCCGAGCGATCTTCCGCCACCGGCGCGCGGCTGCTGGCCAATTTCCTGCAATGGAACCCGACATGA
- the hisD gene encoding histidinol dehydrogenase, whose protein sequence is MKRIDWNALGADERTAVLRRPVQAVSDTLREGVRAIFDAVAARGDGALRHYTAQFDGVSLEDFEVGAGEFEAAAGQVPANVQAAILEAAARIEAFHGAGITQPYEVETAPGLLCQRVQRPINRVGLYVPAGSAPLPSTALMLCIPARLAGCGEIILCTPPRADGSADPAVLLAARQAPGLRVFKLGGAQAIAAMALGTDSVPRCDKLFGPGNAWVDEAKRQAAQRPGGLAIDMPAGPSEVLVIADACANAAFVAADLLSQAEHGPDSQVLLLTDSPALRDAVAVEVDAQLARLPRADIARRALVASRLVLVRDIEQAIEVSDAYAPEHLILAVREPRGWLERIHNAGSIFLGDWTPEALGDYCSGSNHVLPTGGAARAWSGLSVASFQKAITVQEASRAGIASAGPCAATLAHAEGLQAHARAVELRLEQAV, encoded by the coding sequence ATGAAGCGGATCGACTGGAACGCGCTGGGCGCGGATGAGCGCACTGCGGTGCTGCGGCGCCCGGTGCAGGCGGTGTCGGACACGCTGCGCGAGGGTGTGCGGGCGATCTTCGATGCGGTGGCTGCACGCGGTGACGGCGCGCTGCGCCACTACACCGCGCAGTTCGACGGCGTCTCGTTGGAGGATTTCGAAGTCGGCGCCGGGGAATTCGAAGCTGCCGCCGGGCAGGTGCCGGCGAACGTGCAGGCTGCGATCCTTGAAGCGGCAGCGCGGATCGAGGCCTTCCACGGCGCCGGCATCACGCAGCCGTACGAAGTGGAAACCGCGCCCGGCCTGTTGTGCCAGCGCGTGCAGCGCCCGATCAATCGCGTCGGTCTGTACGTGCCCGCGGGCAGTGCGCCGCTGCCGTCGACTGCGCTGATGCTGTGCATCCCGGCGCGGTTGGCAGGCTGCGGCGAGATCATCCTGTGCACGCCGCCGCGTGCGGACGGCAGCGCCGATCCCGCCGTGCTGCTGGCGGCGCGGCAGGCGCCAGGCCTGCGTGTGTTCAAGCTTGGCGGCGCGCAGGCGATCGCGGCGATGGCGCTGGGCACGGACAGCGTGCCGCGCTGCGACAAGCTGTTCGGCCCCGGCAACGCTTGGGTGGACGAGGCCAAGCGGCAGGCCGCGCAGCGGCCGGGCGGGCTGGCCATCGACATGCCGGCCGGGCCGTCGGAGGTGCTGGTCATCGCCGACGCTTGCGCGAACGCTGCCTTTGTTGCTGCCGACCTGTTGTCGCAGGCCGAGCACGGCCCCGACTCGCAGGTGCTGCTGCTGACCGACAGTCCGGCGCTGCGGGATGCGGTGGCAGTCGAGGTCGATGCGCAGCTGGCGCGGCTGCCGCGCGCCGACATCGCCCGGCGTGCGCTGGTGGCATCGCGGCTGGTGCTGGTGCGCGACATCGAACAGGCCATCGAAGTCAGCGATGCGTATGCGCCGGAACACCTGATCCTGGCGGTGCGGGAGCCGCGCGGCTGGCTGGAACGCATCCACAACGCCGGCAGCATCTTCCTCGGCGACTGGACCCCGGAAGCGCTGGGCGACTATTGCAGCGGCAGCAACCATGTGCTGCCCACGGGCGGCGCGGCGCGCGCGTGGAGCGGCTTGTCCGTCGCCAGTTTCCAGAAAGCGATCACGGTGCAGGAAGCCAGCCGCGCCGGGATAGCCAGTGCCGGGCCCTGCGCCGCCACGCTGGCGCATGCGGAAGGCCTGCAGGCGCATGCGCGGGCGGTGGAGTTGCGACTGGAGCAGGCCGTATGA
- the hisG gene encoding ATP phosphoribosyltransferase: MTTATTTAGRDRLRIAIQKNGRLSEPARALLASAGLSWRESRDKLFCYGESLPVDLLLVRDDDIPGLIADGVCDLGVVGRNVLLEQAGERTEAGKPAVFREWRALGFGGCRLSIAVPEGWDWQGPAQLAGKRIATTYPNQLRAWLRAQGVDAETVVLNGSVEIAPRLGQADLICDLVSSGATLAANQLKPVLDILHSEAVLAGPVAPFGDVRAELADLLLRRMDGVLRIRDSKLLLFQTPREALPQVLQLLPDAEPPTMCAVDGSETLALQALCHGAMTWQRLEDLKRAGARGLMVLPVERMLA; the protein is encoded by the coding sequence ATGACCACTGCAACGACAACCGCCGGGCGTGATCGCCTGCGCATCGCCATCCAGAAAAACGGCCGCCTCAGCGAGCCGGCGCGCGCACTGCTCGCGTCCGCGGGTTTGAGCTGGCGCGAAAGCCGCGACAAGCTGTTCTGCTACGGCGAATCCCTGCCGGTGGACCTGCTGCTGGTGCGCGACGATGACATTCCCGGCCTGATCGCCGATGGCGTCTGCGACCTGGGCGTCGTCGGCCGCAACGTGCTGCTGGAGCAGGCCGGCGAGCGCACCGAGGCCGGCAAGCCGGCGGTGTTCCGCGAATGGCGCGCGCTGGGCTTCGGCGGCTGCCGCTTGTCGATCGCCGTGCCGGAAGGCTGGGATTGGCAGGGGCCGGCGCAACTTGCCGGAAAGCGCATCGCCACCACCTATCCCAACCAGCTGCGCGCGTGGCTGCGTGCCCAGGGCGTGGACGCCGAGACCGTGGTGCTCAACGGCTCGGTGGAAATCGCGCCGCGCCTGGGCCAGGCCGACCTGATCTGCGACCTGGTCTCCAGCGGCGCCACGCTGGCCGCCAACCAGCTCAAGCCGGTGCTCGACATCCTGCACAGCGAGGCGGTGCTGGCTGGTCCGGTGGCGCCGTTTGGCGATGTTCGCGCCGAGCTGGCCGACCTGCTGCTGCGGCGCATGGATGGTGTGCTGCGCATCCGCGACAGCAAGCTGCTGCTGTTCCAGACCCCGCGCGAAGCGCTGCCGCAGGTATTGCAGCTGCTGCCCGATGCCGAGCCGCCGACCATGTGCGCGGTCGATGGAAGCGAGACGCTTGCGCTGCAGGCGCTCTGCCACGGCGCGATGACCTGGCAGCGGCTGGAAGACCTCAAGCGCGCCGGTGCGCGCGGCCTGATGGTGCTGCCGGTGGAGCGGATGCTGGCATGA
- the hisC gene encoding histidinol-phosphate transaminase — protein sequence MSATVNALLREDLRDFAGYRSARSEALAGSVWLNANESAWANGSDAGGRLRRYPQPQPEALCARLAALYDVAPAQLLVGRGSDEGIDLLLRAFCMPGRGAIVTAPPVFGMYAVCARLHGAKIVEVPLRETEAGLCADLPAMGDAALASAASLLFLCSPGNPSGELLELDAIAALAQRLRGRCLVIVDEAYIEYADAPSATRLLEQHDNIAVLRTLSKAHALAAARVGCVLGNPQLIGALRRVQAPYPLPQPVVDAALAALAPSTLALTLSRMAAVREARARLADGLRMLPQVRRVYPSAGNFLLVRFADADAAFAALLSAGVVVRDMRAMAQLGDALRITVGSMEECRRVLAALEATRMGVAA from the coding sequence ATGAGCGCGACGGTGAATGCGCTGCTGCGCGAGGACCTGCGGGATTTCGCCGGCTACAGGTCGGCGCGCAGCGAAGCGCTGGCCGGCTCGGTCTGGCTGAACGCCAACGAGTCTGCGTGGGCCAACGGCAGTGATGCCGGCGGTCGCCTGCGTCGTTATCCGCAGCCGCAGCCGGAAGCGCTGTGCGCGCGGTTGGCGGCGTTGTACGACGTGGCGCCGGCGCAGCTGCTGGTCGGGCGCGGCAGCGACGAAGGCATCGACCTGCTGCTGCGTGCCTTCTGCATGCCGGGCCGAGGCGCGATCGTCACCGCGCCGCCGGTGTTCGGGATGTATGCGGTGTGCGCGCGCCTGCACGGGGCGAAGATCGTCGAGGTGCCGCTGCGCGAGACCGAGGCGGGCCTGTGCGCGGACCTGCCGGCGATGGGCGATGCCGCGCTGGCCAGCGCCGCCTCGCTGTTGTTCCTGTGCTCGCCGGGCAATCCATCCGGTGAGTTGCTGGAACTGGACGCCATCGCGGCGCTTGCGCAGCGCCTGCGCGGACGCTGCCTGGTGATCGTGGACGAGGCCTACATCGAGTATGCCGATGCACCCTCTGCGACCCGCTTGCTGGAGCAGCACGATAATATCGCCGTGCTGCGCACGCTGTCGAAGGCGCATGCGCTGGCCGCCGCGCGGGTGGGTTGCGTGCTTGGCAACCCGCAGCTGATCGGGGCGCTGCGCCGCGTGCAGGCGCCGTATCCGCTGCCGCAGCCGGTCGTCGATGCGGCGCTGGCCGCGCTGGCGCCGTCGACACTGGCGCTGACCCTCAGCCGCATGGCGGCGGTGCGCGAGGCGCGCGCGCGGCTGGCCGACGGCCTGCGCATGCTGCCGCAGGTGCGGCGGGTCTATCCTTCCGCCGGCAATTTCCTGCTGGTGCGGTTCGCCGACGCGGACGCCGCGTTCGCCGCGCTGCTGTCGGCCGGCGTGGTGGTGCGCGACATGCGTGCGATGGCGCAGCTGGGCGATGCACTGCGCATCACCGTTGGCAGCATGGAGGAATGCCGCCGTGTGCTCGCTGCTCTGGAAGCGACGCGCATGGGGGTGGCGGCATGA
- a CDS encoding aromatic amino acid ammonia-lyase: MKDVVRLDGVSLTRAQLVEVARGAQVALDAQALERVAHAAEFLLEQVAKQEPIYGISTGFGSNADKLLGSHRLRDELPGAARSGQPPHIELQRNLIVTHAVCVGEPFAPEVVRAMLCIRINTLLRGHSGIRVQTLQALAAMLNAGIVPVVPQLGSVGASGDLAPLSHLAIVLLGGGEAFVDGQRMPGADALARKGLQPVELSYKEGLALNNGTAQMLATGVLAVQLLEDLLDTADLAAAMTIDAFAGRLGAFAPEVHALRPHPGQVQTAANLRRLLDGSTLSDIAYHLVPKFRQWLPGSWDSPSLQALGFDIGWDWVGFAQRHGREKFYQRFLPFRGGKKHQPQDSYSLRCIPQVHGAVRDALEQAKRVLEIELNAVTDNPLVFPDKTGAAFVEEQVISAGHFHGMPLALAMSYLKAAIPVLASISERRLNKLVDPATNDGLPPFLIGNEDGTESGHMIVQYTAAAIVNDLASRAMPASVYSIPTSANAEDHVSMGANEARHVLAMAQDLGKVLGLELFTAAQALDLRRDMINAARELARRSDAGGFAAKIGGGPLPDAAERAAFLAEVDALREQLARSGEFQPGRAVATAHAAIRARIPYLDRDRALDGEVAAAVAMVADGSILAAVRAG; the protein is encoded by the coding sequence ATGAAGGATGTCGTCAGGCTGGACGGGGTGTCGCTGACCCGTGCCCAGCTGGTGGAGGTGGCGCGTGGCGCGCAGGTGGCGCTGGATGCCCAGGCGCTGGAGCGGGTGGCGCATGCCGCCGAGTTCCTGCTGGAGCAGGTGGCGAAGCAGGAGCCGATCTACGGCATTTCCACGGGTTTCGGCAGCAATGCCGACAAGCTGCTGGGCAGCCACCGCCTGCGCGACGAACTGCCGGGTGCGGCCCGGTCCGGGCAGCCGCCGCATATCGAACTGCAGCGCAATCTGATCGTCACCCACGCGGTCTGCGTGGGCGAACCGTTTGCGCCGGAAGTGGTGCGGGCGATGCTGTGCATCCGCATCAACACGCTGTTGCGCGGCCATTCCGGCATCCGCGTGCAGACGCTGCAGGCGCTGGCGGCGATGCTCAATGCCGGCATCGTGCCGGTGGTGCCGCAGCTGGGATCGGTGGGCGCCTCCGGCGACCTGGCGCCGCTGTCGCATCTGGCCATCGTTCTGCTGGGCGGTGGCGAAGCCTTCGTCGACGGCCAGCGCATGCCGGGCGCCGACGCGCTGGCGCGCAAGGGCCTGCAGCCGGTCGAGCTGTCGTACAAGGAAGGCCTGGCGCTGAACAACGGCACCGCGCAGATGCTGGCCACCGGCGTGCTGGCGGTGCAGCTGCTGGAAGACCTGCTGGATACAGCCGACCTGGCCGCGGCGATGACCATCGATGCTTTCGCCGGCCGCCTTGGTGCGTTCGCGCCGGAAGTGCACGCGCTGCGCCCGCATCCCGGGCAGGTGCAGACCGCCGCCAACCTGCGACGCCTGTTGGACGGTTCCACCCTGTCCGACATCGCCTACCACCTGGTGCCGAAGTTCCGCCAGTGGCTGCCGGGCAGCTGGGACAGCCCGTCGCTGCAGGCGCTGGGCTTCGACATCGGCTGGGACTGGGTGGGCTTCGCCCAGCGCCATGGCCGCGAGAAGTTCTACCAGCGCTTCCTGCCGTTCCGCGGCGGCAAGAAGCACCAGCCGCAGGACAGCTACTCGCTGCGCTGCATCCCGCAGGTGCATGGCGCAGTGCGCGACGCGCTGGAGCAGGCCAAGCGGGTGCTGGAGATCGAGCTCAATGCGGTGACCGACAACCCGCTGGTCTTCCCGGACAAGACCGGCGCGGCGTTCGTTGAGGAGCAGGTGATCTCCGCCGGCCATTTCCACGGCATGCCGCTGGCGCTGGCGATGAGCTACCTGAAGGCGGCGATTCCGGTGCTGGCTTCAATCAGCGAGCGTCGCCTCAACAAGCTGGTCGATCCGGCCACCAATGACGGCCTGCCGCCGTTCCTGATCGGCAACGAGGACGGCACCGAGTCCGGTCACATGATCGTGCAGTACACCGCCGCGGCCATCGTCAACGACCTCGCCAGCCGCGCGATGCCCGCCTCGGTCTATTCCATCCCGACCTCGGCCAATGCCGAAGACCATGTTTCGATGGGTGCCAACGAGGCGCGCCACGTGCTGGCGATGGCGCAGGACCTGGGTAAGGTGCTGGGGCTCGAGCTGTTCACCGCCGCGCAGGCGCTGGACCTGCGCCGCGACATGATCAATGCCGCCCGCGAGCTGGCCCGTCGCAGCGATGCCGGCGGCTTCGCTGCGAAGATCGGTGGCGGTCCGCTGCCCGATGCGGCCGAGCGCGCGGCATTCCTGGCCGAAGTGGACGCACTGCGCGAACAGCTCGCCCGTTCCGGCGAATTCCAGCCGGGCAGGGCGGTCGCCACTGCCCACGCCGCTATCCGCGCGCGCATTCCCTATCTGGACCGCGACCGCGCGCTGGATGGCGAAGTGGCCGCCGCCGTGGCGATGGTGGCGGACGGGAGCATCCTCGCGGCGGTGCGTGCGGGCTGA
- a CDS encoding YerC/YecD family TrpR-related protein: MKQRPEPLPKYDAAVAIDALATALAKLESAEEVRAFLDDLCTPAELEAMGDRWRVVPQLLQGVPYREIHERTKVSVTTIGRVARCLERGAGGYRVAASRLGLANTSS, encoded by the coding sequence ATGAAACAACGCCCCGAACCCCTGCCCAAGTACGACGCCGCGGTCGCGATCGACGCGCTGGCCACGGCGCTGGCCAAGCTGGAAAGCGCGGAGGAGGTCCGGGCCTTCCTCGATGACCTGTGCACGCCGGCGGAATTGGAGGCGATGGGCGACCGCTGGCGGGTGGTGCCGCAGCTGCTGCAGGGCGTGCCTTACCGCGAAATCCACGAGCGCACCAAGGTCAGCGTGACCACCATCGGGCGGGTGGCGCGCTGCCTCGAGCGCGGTGCCGGCGGCTATCGGGTTGCCGCTAGCCGTCTGGGCCTGGCCAACACTTCTTCCTGA
- the hisS gene encoding histidine--tRNA ligase, with translation MIKPRTPTGVMELLPRDQIAFQRMLDTIRQTFERFGFLPVETPVMELSEVLLTKSGGETERQVYFVQSTGALEKQAEGLPELALRFDLTVPLARYVAEHEHDLAFPFRRYQMQRVYRGERAQRGRFREFYQCDIDVIGKDSLSPRFDAEIPAVIAAVFERLAIGEFTIQFNHRKLLRGYFEGLGIEGEAQLLVLRELDKLDKRGADAVRETLAGEGFGLGPEVIDKLMSFSQVRSHGHADALAKLDALGAGTPLFDEGREELRTILDQLKALGVAESRYALNLSIARGLDYYTGIVYETTLDAYPQIGSICSGGRYENLAGHYTKSKLPGVGISIGLTRLFYQLQDAGLVATADSSVDVLLALLDDAGLAHALALSQRLRAAGLNVETQLEPRKLAKQFQYADKAGIRFVVMRGEDEAARGVVTVKDLRRGEQFEVAEAELAAALLVEREQLRSTAGKA, from the coding sequence GTGATCAAGCCACGCACCCCTACCGGGGTCATGGAACTGCTGCCGCGCGACCAGATCGCGTTCCAGCGGATGCTCGACACCATCCGCCAGACCTTCGAGCGCTTCGGCTTCCTGCCGGTGGAAACGCCGGTGATGGAGCTGTCCGAGGTGCTGCTGACCAAGTCGGGCGGCGAAACCGAGCGGCAGGTGTACTTCGTGCAGTCCACCGGTGCGCTGGAGAAGCAGGCGGAGGGCTTGCCGGAACTGGCGCTGCGCTTCGACCTTACCGTGCCGCTGGCGCGCTATGTGGCGGAGCATGAGCACGACCTCGCGTTCCCGTTCCGGCGCTACCAGATGCAGCGGGTGTACCGCGGCGAGCGCGCTCAGCGCGGGCGCTTTCGCGAGTTCTACCAGTGCGACATCGACGTGATCGGCAAGGACAGCCTGTCGCCGCGCTTCGACGCTGAGATCCCGGCGGTGATCGCAGCGGTGTTCGAGCGACTGGCGATCGGCGAGTTCACCATCCAGTTCAACCACCGCAAGTTGCTGCGGGGTTACTTCGAAGGCCTCGGCATCGAGGGCGAGGCGCAGCTGCTGGTGCTGCGCGAGCTGGACAAGCTGGACAAGCGCGGCGCGGACGCCGTGCGCGAAACGCTGGCGGGTGAGGGCTTCGGGCTCGGCCCGGAGGTCATCGATAAGTTGATGTCGTTCTCGCAGGTGCGCTCGCACGGCCACGCCGACGCGCTGGCCAAGCTCGATGCGCTGGGCGCCGGCACGCCGCTGTTCGACGAAGGCCGCGAAGAGCTGCGCACCATCCTCGACCAGCTCAAGGCGCTGGGCGTGGCGGAGTCGCGCTACGCGCTGAACCTGTCGATCGCACGCGGGCTGGATTACTACACCGGCATCGTCTACGAGACCACCCTCGACGCCTATCCGCAGATCGGCTCGATCTGCTCTGGCGGCCGCTACGAAAACCTCGCCGGCCATTACACCAAGTCGAAGCTGCCGGGCGTCGGCATCTCCATCGGCCTGACCCGCCTGTTCTATCAGTTGCAGGACGCAGGCCTGGTTGCCACCGCCGACAGTTCGGTGGACGTGTTGCTGGCGCTGCTGGATGACGCCGGGCTCGCGCATGCGCTGGCGCTCTCGCAGCGGCTGCGTGCGGCCGGCCTCAACGTGGAGACCCAGCTGGAGCCGCGCAAGCTGGCCAAGCAGTTCCAGTACGCCGACAAGGCCGGGATCCGCTTCGTGGTGATGCGCGGCGAGGATGAGGCCGCGCGCGGCGTGGTCACAGTCAAGGACCTGCGTCGCGGCGAACAGTTCGAGGTGGCGGAGGCCGAGCTGGCCGCGGCCCTGCTGGTGGAACGCGAGCAGCTGCGCAGCACGGCGGGGAAGGCGTGA